One Canis lupus familiaris isolate Mischka breed German Shepherd chromosome 20, alternate assembly UU_Cfam_GSD_1.0, whole genome shotgun sequence genomic region harbors:
- the CDC37 gene encoding hsp90 co-chaperone Cdc37, which translates to MVDYSVWDHIEVSDDEDETHPNIDTASLFRWRHQARVERMEQFQKEKEELDRGCRECRRKVAECQRKLKELEVAEGEGSKVELERLQAEAQQLRKEERSWEQKLEEMRKKEKSMPWNVDTLSKDGFSKSMVNTKPEQAEEESEEVREQKHKTFVEKYEKQIKHFGMLRRWDDSQKYLSDNVHLVCEETANYLVIWCIDLEVEEKCALMEQVAHQTIVMQFILELAKSLKVDPRACFRQFFTKIKTADRQYMEGFNDELEAFKERVRGRAKLRIEKAMKEYEEEERKKRLGPGGLDPVEVYESLPEELQKCFDVKDVQMLQDAISKMDPTDAKYHMQRCIDSGLWVPNSKSSEAKDGEEAGPGDPLLEAGPKAGDKKDVSA; encoded by the exons ATGGTGGACTACAGCGTGTGGGACCACATCGAGGTGTCTGACGATGAGGACGAGACGCACCCCAATATCGACACGGCCAGCCTCTTCCGCTGGCGGCACCAG GCCCGGGTGGAGCGCATGGAgcagttccagaaggagaaggaggagctggACAGGGGCTGCCGCGAGTGCAGGCGCAAGGTGGCTGAGTGCCAGCGGAAGCTGAAGGAGCTGGAGGTGGCCGAGGGCGAGGGCAGCAAGGTGGAGCTGGAACGGCTGCAGGCCGAGGCTCAGCAGCTGCGCAAGGAGGAGCGGAGCTGGGAGCAGAAGCTGGAGGAGATGCGCAAGAAGGAGAAGAGCATGCCCTGGAACGTGGACACGCTCAGCAAGGACGGTTTCAGCAAG AGCATGGTCAATACCAAACCAGAGCAGGCGGAGGAGGAGTCGGAGGAGGTGAGGGAGCAGAAACACAAAACCTTCGTGGAGAAGTACGAGAAACAGATCAAGCACTTTG GCATGCTCCGCCGCTGGGATGACAGCCAGAAGTACCTATCAGACAATGTCCACCTGGTGTGCGAGGAGACAGCCAACTACCTGGTCATCTGGTGCATTGACCTAGAGGTGGAGGAG AAATGTGCACTCATGGAGCAAGTGGCCCACCAGACCATTGTCATGCAGTTCATCCTGGAGCTGGCTAAGAGCCTGAAGGTGGATCCCCGTGCCTGCTTCCGGCAGTTCTTCACTAAGATCAAG ACAGCTGACCGCCAGTACATGGAGGGCTTCAACGATGAACTCGAGGCCTTCAAGGAGCGCGTACGGGGCCGCGCCAAGCTGCGCATCGAGAAGGCCATGAAGGAGTACGAGGAGGAGGAGCGCAAGAAGCGGCTGGGTCCTGGTGGCCTGGACCCTGTTGAAGTCTATGAGTCTCTACCTGAG GAACTCCAGAAATGCTTTGACGTGAAGGATGTGCAGATGCTCCAAGATGCCATCAGCAAGATGGACCCTACC GATGCGAAGTACCACATGCAGCGCTGCATCGACTCCGGCCTCTGGGTCCCCAACTCCAAGTCCAGCGAGGCCAAGGATGGGGAGGAGGCGGGCCCTGGGGACCCCTTGCTGGAAGCTGGCCCCAAGGCAGGCGACAAGAAGGATGTCAGCGCCTGA